A region of the Candidatus Cloacimonadota bacterium genome:
TTCCCGCAAAGATATGAAGGAAGTTATTCATAAGTATCTTTTGAGTTTGGAGTGATTGATTCTATAACTCCCAATCCCGCATAAATTGCAGCATAATTCCAAACTCTTCCACAAAATCCGGAGCAATATCCACCTGCAGAACAGATTCATTTTTATCCGGAGTCGTATAATTGCACCAGCCCTCGAAACCTTCGATAAAGTAACCGAAATACATCAATTCATCAGAAGGGATTTTGATGAGAATTCGCTTTGTTTTATCTACTAAAAAAGATTCTTTTAAGATTTTAAAATTCATCTATAATTCTTTGCAATTTATACGATTTTACTTGTTCCCAAATTTTATTTGGGAACACAATTGGTTAAGAAATTATATTTCGAAAATATCATTTCCTTCAACTAA
Encoded here:
- a CDS encoding DUF4911 domain-containing protein, which translates into the protein MNFKILKESFLVDKTKRILIKIPSDELMYFGYFIEGFEGWCNYTTPDKNESVLQVDIAPDFVEEFGIMLQFMRDWEL